ATGGAGGAGGAAATCCTCCAAAAGGGGCATATACTTTACCATAAACCGGCGATCCTGCCACACGGAATTTCCCGCAAGGGGGCATTCCTTTTCCGCGCAATATTCTTTGATGAAGTCCAGGGTGAGCTTTTCGGCCTGGGCCGTGTCCACGTCCGAGGCCTTCACCCGGTCCAAAAGCCCGGATGCGGTGTGCTGATCCAGGCTCCATGGGTCGATGTTTTCAAGAACGTGGGGAGGGTGGAAAATAGCGAGCTCCGGTCCTTCGGCCACAAGATTCAAGTCCCCGTCCGTGATCAACGTGGCGATCTCCACAATCACTGAATTGTCCGGATTCAACCCGGTCATCTCCATGTCAATCCATACCATCCTGGAGTCCATCGCACCCCCGTTTTTATTATAGATTAATGTGGGTTTGAGGCAATTTAGGGGACTGTACTAAGATAATCCGTGAACGTCAAGGCGCAGGCGCCGGGAGAGAGTGCAGCTTAAAGAAAACAGAAATCTTAAGGAGCAATTTACCTCAGCGCTCTGATTACCTTAACTCCGCCTTCGAGATTGCCCTTAAAATGCTGTCGGATGAACCTGCGAACAAAGACAAGGGCTCCAAGCAGAAGAAGCAGTATTTCTCACGCCTATCCATTAGGCGGGAAAAACCTGATGCAGAACCAACCGACCTACCCTTAGGCCGGAGGCATATGTATTTAATTCAGGATATTTCGAAGGTTGGATGGTTCTGCACATAATGCTCTTTATGGAAAATCCATGCATTCCACTTTATCGAAATTCATTATACAAGGAGAATGCCTGTGCGCAGGTTCATCCAACACAATAGGCTATCAGCCGTTCCCGAAAGCTAAGGCCTTAACAATCTTATTTCCACCACGGAAGGCGACGAGACGCGGAAAGAAACGCTTTCGGGAGTTGAATTCTGTTGTGCCATGCTATTAATCCATTTAATGTTCTACAGATAATCCCATCAAGAGTGCTCATAAGGGCCAAGAAAGCGTATCCCATTAAAATGAATCAAGTGCGATGGAGCATCTGCAACCCACACTTCAGTTTCCCACGCTATTTCAGAAAGATACTTTCCCATTATGGTCCTATTAGGAAAGGCCGTCACATATACCAGCCCGACGGTTGACCCTGAAAAAAGTTCGGCGAGCTCTGCGTGCCGCTTGCCGTCTACTGGGCCATGGCTCGTCACAGCTTCAACAAGCAGCAGCCAATTTCTCTTTCCATAATATAAAACGACATCAGGCATTTTCCCATGGGAGTCAACAATCACACCGAGTTTAGTCAAAAGGGCTTTGTCAAAGTACCCCCATTTTTCTCCAGTATCTCCTGCGTAAACTAACTCGCTTCCTGGAGCAAAGCGCTCAGCAAAATCCTCAATAATATCACGAATTAGTTCACTGTGTTCCCCTGGGCTTATTGTAATCTCCTTACAAGGCGCAATCTTAACGGGAATTCGATTTTGCTCTCGCTCCTTCGCATACTGAACAATCAGCGTTTCTCGCCCAGATAGATAGAGGTTCAATGCGTTACTCCATCCCCGTGTTCTAAATAGTCGTATTAATTCCAAAACTTTTGGTTCTATCTGATAGACTGCCTTTGGGCTGTTAACAGGGCGATCGGGTTTGTCTGGGTTGTAAAGAGCGAGTCCGGCTATACAGAACTGATGCATAGATTGTCGCCGAAACGTTTCACGGGTATTTGGCGCATATACTTTGCCGTAATGGTCACGAACCCAATTCATTATGGGCGTTATTCCCATAAGCGGACAATCTGCATCCGACCATTTCTTGTTGGGCGTGAGATTCAATAAAGCGAGCAAACAAAGTGCAGACCTCTCATTTTGCTGCGCTTTTGGGAGGCCTAGTGCAGTGATGATCTGAATTGCCGCAAAAATTTTGCTCTCACTTTTTTTCATTTGCTGATTATTCCCATTTTTGAGTCAATCATAGCCTGAGTAAGCTCCGTATGTTTATTGGCCCATTTCCCGAGGTCTATCAATGCCTTACGGCTTGGATAGCTCATTCGTTTCAAGTCCGTTGCATTGACTTGTGTATGGCCATTAAATCGGCGAAAATATTCATCAACCTCAGTCATATTGAGGAAAACAGCCAAGCCTCTTGCCAACTCAGATGGTAAGCCGGACTTATTTTGATGAAATACGTTTAAATGATTTTCAAAGCCTAACATGGGCACACCAGGAAAGAAAGTGGGATCAACTACGCTGGCAACAATCCTGCGTTTTTCTTCCTTGGCCGTGAAACGGCGAACCACGCAGTAAAACCCGTTTGGGTAAAGCCATTTTTCTGTTTCTGCATTTCGGATAATTGCATTTGACTTCTTAATATCTTCAATAGGCCAATTAATTCCATTGGTATTAAAATGGGCAGGGTAAAGCAGAGGCACAGTTCCAGGCTCTGGCATCTTCTTCAAAAAACCTTTTAACCGGAAGTCAACCACAGGCCCTGTGGACACCTGAACGCCTATGTCACAGATATTATTTCCTTGTGCTTGAAAGTTTTCAATAGTGTTTACCTGGGGCGAAGTAGGAACATGTATAAATTGTTCAGAATCATTGGAATGAACAATCCTGTTGAAGGGATACTCGTGGACCTCAATATTATCAAAGGAATCATCCGTTGATGTTGAAATGATCACAGGCCCTTGATAGCCGCCACGCTCCAAATGGATAATAATATTTTCCTGGAGGACCTTTTCATCTTTAAATGCTTTGCTGCGCGATTCAAATAAATGAATGCGCCGAATAACAGAATTCTCTATTAAAAATTTTCTAAACGGACGATAATATGGCCCATTGCAAAAGCTACGAGGAATAATCGCCACTATGTGCCCTCCGTGCTCAACAAGAGCAACAGTGAGAGCTACGAAAGCTGAATATAAATTGACCGTTTCAATGCCAATGCGTCGCAGGGCCAAACGATGGCCGGAATTGCTATTAATTTTTTTGTACGGTGGATTTATGATTGCATGTGTGTATCTATCAATATGTTCTGCAAATAAATCCCCGGCGAGTGATTCAACCGCAATCGAAATAAAATCAGCTTCTCGAATACTAAAATGAAAGTTGTTTTCATCTTGATATTTATTTAATGCCTGGGACAAGTATGGATGTAACTCAGAATCAATTTCAAAAGCGTCTAACTTAACATTGTCGAAGTTAAGGCCACCAGCCCTCCACCTTTTCAGAAATGCTTCGGAAAGTGCACCTACTCCAGCTCCAGCATCAAGCAGTCTACAATTGCCCCTGGAATTAGGAAAAAGATGAGCCATGAAAGCCGCAATGTTCTCCGGTGTAAAATACTGACCAAATAGAGATTTTTTCTTTGCTGGGGTGTGCCTTGATACTATTAGCCGATTTTTTTCTGCTGTCGATAACATTTCTTAATCCCCATATTTTCTTCTAATCATATCAAAAGGGACAGAAAAAAGCCATCACTGCATAAAATCGTAGATAGCCTCTGATATTGCACATTTCACATCATTACCCATGGATCATTATGAATAGACACCATAACCGTGGTCAGCTTATTGGACATAGCATATCCGGCCTGGAATAAAACGAGGAATAGCCTACGAATAGGCGATACGGAAGGAGGTAAACTCTTCGTCCGCGGGTTCGTCCTGGATGACGACGTCATCCACCCGGCCGAAGGAAGGGCCGATCCAGCACCAGTCAAGGACCGCCCTGACGGCCTTGGGATCTCCCTGGAAGACCGCTTCCACGGAGCCGTCCGGCATATTCCTGACCCAGCCGTTCACGCCGTGGAGGTTGGCGGTCTCTTGGGTATGGTAACGAAAGCTGACGCCCTGGACAACGCCGGTGATTCTGGCTCGCACGCATTTTATATCCGCCATGGCAGCCCTCCGTGAATAGTGGTTTTGGGAATTTATATAAAAGCATGAAAATAACTGGATTTCAACAAGTTCCATATACCTTCCCACGCGAGGCATTGGAAAGAGACGGAATGGGCGAAGCATAGGAACGAAAAAAACCTGGATTCCACTTGCCCCTCGGGGCCGCAGGCCGCTATGGGATTCCACTCGCCTCACAGGCCGCCCTTATTGGACTTCGTCCCCCGGCATTGCATGCCGCGGCTGGCCGGATAACGAAGCCGTATAGGTTGAATTTCAAGCGTAGCGGCGGGGCTTGCCCTGCCCGGAGCGCACTTTGCGCGTTCCAAAGGCGCCCACAGGGGGGCGCAACTACATTGCGTTTTTACTCTTCAACGGTTGAATTCGAAGCGTAGCGGCAGGGCTTGCTCTGCCCAAGGCGAGCTTTGCGCGTTTCTAAGGCGCCCACAGGGGGGCGCAACTACATTGTATTATAGAGGCGCCAAGCCTTTTTTCGTTGGGTTTCGCAAGCTCTACCCAACCCACATTTTTGCAATAAAGACTGTAGGTTGGGTAGAGATATTGGCGACCTGCATCAAGACCGGTGCAGGGCATCTTGCAGAGAACCATCCGAAGCCGGGCCGTTGATATCGAAACCCAACAATAATGGTCCATCAAAAAACAGGGAGTCAACAGTCTCCATACGCCCGCCGGACATCCTCGAATTCTTCTATCTTTCCCGGCCGCACCTTTTGGCGCCGTGCAACCCGGCGCCGGAGCTGCTGTGCCTGGGCCACCCGAAAAAATCGGATTTGAACAAGGCATGCGCCGCCATCCCTTTAATCGTGGATGACGCCCATTTTGACCGGAATCCACCAGGTAAGGCCGAAGGCCAGGGTTTTCAGGGCGGAGATTCCCTTTTCAAGGCCGGCGCGTTCGCCCACCTTCATGCCGATGGGAATTTCCAAGGGATGGATAACCAGGAAAATCAAAGCCAGGACGATCCAAAGGCTTTTGAATGCGCCGCCCGCGCCCAGCAGCAGTCCTAAAACAAAAATAATCCAACCAAAAGCAGTCACAGCCATACTGACATACCAGAATAACGGATTTTTAGACATTTCCCCTCCAGTGTGAAATTAAATAAACTCCATATCGTGCAAAAAGCCGTACCACGCCTGGCCCCGGAGCTTGCCGTTGAAGACCATCCAATGCCCGCCCGTCATGAAGGTGCAGCGAATTCCTTGCCATTTTCGGCAGAGGGCTTCCACGTATTCAAAGGGGCAAATCCTGTCCCCCTTGGAAGCGATGACCAGGATGCGGTCCCGGGGTATTTTCGGCGTGAGGTGTAAGGGAGAGTGAAACTCCCACACTTTGTTTACCTTCTCCTTCATGGATTTGTCCATAGCAAAGGGCATGGAAACCGTGTCCGGGCCGATGGGCTTGGAAAAATTCACGGCCGGCACCATCATGGCTGCAAAGGAATGCATGTCGCTCAGGCAAGAGAACAACGAGGCGGTGTAGCCTCCCATGCTGGCGCCGATAAGCCCCAATTCCCCGGCGTCCATTTTCTTCAGCAAAAGCAAGGCGCTGGCCAAGTCAAACATGATCTGCCCCATGAACTCAGCTGTCATGGGCACGTTGTCCGGCTGCAGGGCGATGTTGGCCGCCCCCGGGCCGGAAGGCGCCCGCTCCCAATGAAAGGGAGCGATTAACAATGCCACGTCCAGGCCCATGTTATAGAGTTTTTTGACCTTGAACATCCTTTCCGCCTGATCCGGCTCGCCCAGCATGAATCCGTGGAGGCAGACCACGGTCTTGCGGCCGGGCTCTCCGTGGGTCCAGCGCAGCATATGGGCCGTGCGGTTTTCCAGGTAGGAGGCGTATTCCTCGCGGAGGAGCGGATTTTTCGCCTCAAACCCGCTTTCCCAGGTGATGTGCTCCCGTTGGCCGTCCAAAAACGGGTCCCGGTTTACGGAGGGATATTCGGGCGGCGCCTCCGGCAGATCGAAGAACGAGGCCGGATCGTCCGCGTATCCCTGGTCCAGGTAGAATTCCACCTGGGCCATGTAGGAGTCCTTGTCCACAACCTTTGATTTGGCGAAGGGCTTCAGTATTTTGGGCAGCATCAAAAAGACGCCGTCCACGCAGCCGCCGGCGAAGTCCAGCGGTTTGGATAGTTTGTTTAGCATGGTTTTTTCCTGATTAATTCCTGAACACCCTCAGGCGGTTTTTTTCCAAGGCCAGGCAAACCTCCCCCTCTTCCTCCAGGACCTGCAGGTGCGTGTACACCTCGGATATGGCCAAATACATTTCCATGGGAAAGCGGAGGTTCAGTTCAATATTGGGAAAGAGCCTCCGGGCGATGGTGAACACGGATTCGTCCCTTGGGCGGATCGAAGACAATACCCTTTTTTGCCTGGCCGTAAAAGCCTTCCGGTACATGTCGATCACGGATGCCAGGTCGCGGATTCTCTTGCCGTGACCGGTGTGAAGCACGGCCGGATCCAGGGCCTCGATGCGGTCAATGGAGTCGTAAAACTCCATCTGGCTTTTCCGCTCGGGCAGGCCGGGCCAATCCTCCAGCATAGGCAGGGCGTTGGGCGTAATGTGCTCCAGGACGTGATCGCCGGAAAACACCACGCCGTCCTTTTCCAGGTACAGGCAGACCGATCCCCGGGTATGGCCGGGAGTGCGCACCACCGTGGCTTCGTGCCGGCCCATGTCCAGCTTTTGCCCGTCTTCCATAATTGCGTCCACGGGGCAGTTGTCGGCCATGCGGGCGAACACGTAGTTCAGGGCGATCATCAGGGGCGGAAAAATTTTCGGCACGCCCATGGTCTTCAAAAAATAGGTCATGCTGGAATTGGGAACCGTGCTGCCTTGTTCCACGCCGCGGATGTCCTCCTCCGCGGCCACCAGTTCGATGTCGTACCGCGAGGCCTCCTTGATTTTCTTGGCCCCGCCGTAATGATCCAGATGCCCGTGGGTGACCACAATGCGGTCGATATCCGAAAAACTGAGCCCCAGTTCGCCCATGGCGGCGCCCAGGAGGCCCACGGTTTTGGAGGTTCCCGTATCCAGCAGGGTGACGGTGTCGCCCACAAACACATAGGCGTTGACCGGTCCCGGCTGCTTTCCCGGCAGAGGCAAAGAGATTCTATGCACGCCAGGCATGATTTCCCGGCTGAGTCGAGGCATTGTCATGAGGATTCGCCCACGCTTTTGTCGAACCGATGATAGCCCATGGACACCAGTTTATACCAGATTTCCGGACACAGGCGCTTGAGGGTCCAGACCAGTTTGCCGTCCCAGGGCGTGACCACGTAGAGCTTGTTCTTTTTCAGGGCTTTCATGGCGGCCTTGGCCACCTTTTCCGCCGTGGTCCGGGACGTGCTGAAAAATTTCTCCGCCATGTCCCGCTGCCGGTCGTCCGTGGAGTTGAACTGATCCATTAAGTTGGTTTTAAAAAAGGTGGGGCAAACAACCGTAACGCCGATGTTTTTGGTGGAAAGCTCGCTCCGAAGGGTTTCGGACAGGGCGATGACCGCCGCCTTGGTCACGTTGTAACTGGCCATCTCGGGCAGGCAGGCTATGCCTGCGTTGGAAGCCATGTTGATGATGTGCCCTTTGCCCTGCTTTTCCATCAAGGGAATAAAGGCGCGGCACCCGTGGATCACGCTTTTCAGGTTCAGGCCGATGATCCAGTCCCATTTGTCCATGGGAATCTTTTCCATGAATCCGGCCGCGCCCACGCCCGCGTTGTTCACCACAACATCCACGCCGCCCCATTCCTTTTCAAGCAAAGCGGCGGCGTCTTCAAGCTGCGCGGCGTCCGTGACGTCGCACAGGATTTTAAGGCCCTGGCCGCCCTTTTGGGCGACCAGGTCCACAGTTTCGTCAGCGCGTTCTTCGTTGATGTCAGCCACGCCGATTTTCCAATTTTCCTTGGCGAACTCCAAGGCCAGAGCTCTGCCGAATCCACTTCCCGCGCCGGTGATGATCACCCGCTTGCCAGGAAATTTCCTCATATCCCCCTCCAGTTTTTTTTATCAGCCGCCGAAGCAGGAGTCTGCTATCTCCAATGCGGCCGGGTTGGTTATGGTGATGGAATCCATCTTGCCCATGGTCACGGGGAGCATGTTGAAAATAAAGAACTCCGCCGTTTTGACCTGTCCTTCGTAATATTCCTTTTCCACGGCTTTTTTCTGCTTTTCGATTTTCGGGGCGGAAATGACCGCACGCCACAGAAGCATCCAGGCCATGATCACGTCGCCCATGGCTTCCAGGAAATGGGTGGAATGGGCGAAGGCGGCCTTAAATTGCGGGCTGACCGCGGTTTTGCCCAAATGCATGGCGGTTTCGCCCAGGCGGTTGCACGCGGCTTCCACTTTGGCGGCCATGTCTTCCAGGCCGGGAACGGCCTTGGCTTGGGCCACGGTTTTGGCGACTTCACCCATGAATGACATGAAGATGGCGCCCTTGTCCATGCCCAATTTGCGGCCGATGAGGTCCATGGCCTGGATGCCGTTGGTGCCTTCGTAAATGCTGCCGATCTTGGCGTCCCGTAGGATCTGCTCCATGGGATACTCACTGATGTAGCCGTAGCCGCCGTATACCTGTATGCCGGTGGAGGCCAGTTCAAAGCCCTTGTCCGTGCAATAGGCTTTGATGACGGGCGTGTAAAGCTGAATGAGCTTGTTGAAACGGTCGGCTTCTTCCGGGCTTTCGGCCAGTTCTTCTTTGTCGAACAGGTCGGCCACGTAATAGATGAAGCTGCGCATGCCGTCGGTGTAGGCTTTCATGGTTAGCAGGTTGCGCCGTACGTCCGGATGGTTGATGATGGCCACCGGCTTGGCGTCCTTGTTGGCGCTGTCCTCCAGGGCCCGGCCCTGGATTCTTTCCTTGGCGTAGTTGCAGGCGTACATGTAGGCCACGGAGGCGGCGGAAAAGCCCTGGAAGCCCACGTTCAAACGGGCTTCGTTCATCATGAGGAACATGACTTTCATGCCCTTGTTTTCCTCGCCAAGCAGGTAGCCGCGGCACTGGCCCTTGCCGCCGAAGGCCAGGGAGCAGGTGGCGCTGGCGTGGATGCCCATTTTCTCTTCAATGCCCGTGCAGACCACGTCGTTGGGTTCGCCCAGGGAGCCGTCGTCGTTCACCCAGATTTTAGGCACAATGAAAATGGAGATGCCGGCGGTTCCTGCGGGAGCGCCTTCAATCCTGGCCAGGACCGGATGGATGATGTTTTCGGTCAGGTCGTGCTCGCCGTAGGTGATGAAAATCTTGTTGCCGGTGATGGAATATGTGCCGTCGTCGTTTTTCTTGGCCGTGGTGGAAAGGTTGCCCACATCGGAGCCGGCTTCGGCTTCGGTCAGAACCATGGTTCCGCCCCATTTCGCCGAATACAGGTTCTTTAAATACAGTTCCTTTTGCTTTTCCGTGCCAAAGAGTTCGATCATCTTGCCGGTGCCGTGGCCCATGGTCACGTAGCCCAGGCACACGCCGCAAGCGCCCATGAGGTATTCGATGATGGGCTGCATGATCAGGGTGGGAAGGCCCTGTCCGCCCAGTTCGGGATCTTCGGTCACGGATCCCCAGCCGTCTTCGGCCAAAATCTTAAACGGCTTGTGAAATACTTCCGGCACAAAAACCTGATTGTTTTCAAAACGCAGGCCGGTCTTGTCCGCTTCCGAGTTGATGGGCAGAAGCTCTTTCAAGGCCAGGTTCCTGGCTTCGGTAATGATGAGGTCGAGCGACTTTTTGTCCAGGTCCGAGTATTCCTTGTGCTTGTTAATCTTATCGGCTTCCAGTTGCTCGTACAAAACAAATTCTATGTCTCTGCGGTCGGCAATTACTTGTGCCATGGATAATACCTCGCTTGCTAGGTTAATAAATACTGGGGTGAAAGAGGGCGTCAAAAAACGCCAGCCTACAGTAATTCCCGGCGGGGAACTGTGTCAACCCAAAAACCGAGCAATCATTCGATTTCCTGGATGAAAATGCAAGCCGCAGACTACTCGGCCTTTGATCTCAGGCGGCGCAGGAACAGACCGAATCTTAGTGAAAATTTCCACAAAGTCCGTCACTATGGTTCGGCTTGATTTTTGCTATGGACATCAGCATAAAGCCGATTATAATATGAAGCTGTGGGTGCGAAAGTCCAACAGCCAGACCGAAGTACACTCCAACTCAAACCAAAGAGGGCCGTGTGGCGCCATTTGTAAATTCAGACAGGGTTGATCTTCATCTAAAAATCATACAAGAGATCAGCGAGTTAATAAACCATGCCCAGGGATTGGATGCGGTCCTTTCCCAGGTGGTGGAGAAGATCGCCAAGTCTCTGCACTTTGACGTCGTGTCCATTTATATCTGGGATCCCACCCTGGAAAAACTGGTCATGCGGGGAAACTGGGGGCTTAACTTTGATCCGGGGACGTCCATCATGCTTTCGCCGGACGAGGGCATCACCGGCTCGGTTTTTTCCAGGCGCCGCGCCATTGCAGCCATGCCGGCCTCCAAGCATCCCGACTTTAAATACTTCCCGGATTTGGGGGAAGATAAATACGAAGTATACATGGGCGTGCCCATTTTGCTCCAGAGAAAAGCCCTGGGAGTTCTGGTAGCCCAGACGGCCAGCACCCGGCCCTTGCTGCCGGCTGAGCAAACCTTGTTCGAAATCGTGGCCTCCAGGCTGGCCGGACTCTTGGAAGTGGCGGACAGGCTGGAAAGGCTGGGGACGGCCCCAGGGGCGGTTTCGGCCCGGAAGACCCTGCAAGGCAAGGGCGTGTCCGGCGGCCCGGGTATCGGCCCTGTGTACCTGTTTCGCGGGCTTCTGCACAAAGTGCCGCTAAGCGGCTTCGCCGGCCAGGGCGTGCAGGAGGAAATGGACCGGTTTAAAATAGCCGCCAACGTGGCCAAGCAGGAGTTGAAAGATCTCTCCGCCGTCATGGCCAACGAGGGCAAGATTTCCTCCCACGACGCCGCTATTTTCGAGACCCACAGCATGATGCTGGAGGACGGCCTGTTTCTCCGGGAGATCGAAGGCCTGATCACGGAAGGCAAGCTGTCCGCCGAGGAAGCGACGGCCAAAGGCGCGGAAAACGTGGCCCTTCGGTTCGAAAGCCGGGGCAATCCCATGCTCATGGAACGGGCCGTGGACGTCCGGGAAGTCGGAGAAAGAGTCCTGGCGGCCCTGTTCAAGCTGAGCGGCCGGAAAATCAAAATGGAATCCCCGGCCATCGGCTGCGTTGTGGTCGCCAAAGACCTGGGGCCCGCGGCCGTGGCCCGGCTGGAAGGGAACAAGCCCGCGGCTATCATCACGGAGCGCGGCGGGGAAAACTCCCATACCACCATCCTGGCCAGATCCATGGGCATCCCGGCTGTCGTCGGAGTGCAAGGCGCCACCAAGCTCTTGTCCTCGGGCCAGCAGGTCCTGGTGGACGGCGATACGGGTTTCGTCTTTGTGGAGCCCAACGCCGGGCTTATCGAAGAATACGAAAAAACCTTTGAAGAAAGCCGCCTGATTCAGGCGGAAATCATCGCCAAGGCGCAGGAGTCCGACCTGCCCTATGGCTATCAGGTGGACGTGAACGTGGGCTTCCCCTCGGACGTGGCCACGGCCAAGGAACTGGGCATCGAGAATGTGGGCCTGTTCCGCACGGAATTCTCCTTCATGCGTTTTGACGGCTGGCCCACGGTGGAGGAGCAGATCGCCGTT
This genomic stretch from Desulfatibacillum aliphaticivorans DSM 15576 harbors:
- the orn gene encoding oligoribonuclease, which translates into the protein MDSRMVWIDMEMTGLNPDNSVIVEIATLITDGDLNLVAEGPELAIFHPPHVLENIDPWSLDQHTASGLLDRVKASDVDTAQAEKLTLDFIKEYCAEKECPLAGNSVWQDRRFMVKYMPLLEDFLLHRMVDVSTIKELFKRWYPDMAPFVKTHEHTALADIMESINELRYYREKVFLPIP
- a CDS encoding BsuBI/PstI family type II restriction endonuclease; its protein translation is MKKSESKIFAAIQIITALGLPKAQQNERSALCLLALLNLTPNKKWSDADCPLMGITPIMNWVRDHYGKVYAPNTRETFRRQSMHQFCIAGLALYNPDKPDRPVNSPKAVYQIEPKVLELIRLFRTRGWSNALNLYLSGRETLIVQYAKEREQNRIPVKIAPCKEITISPGEHSELIRDIIEDFAERFAPGSELVYAGDTGEKWGYFDKALLTKLGVIVDSHGKMPDVVLYYGKRNWLLLVEAVTSHGPVDGKRHAELAELFSGSTVGLVYVTAFPNRTIMGKYLSEIAWETEVWVADAPSHLIHFNGIRFLGPYEHS
- a CDS encoding Eco57I restriction-modification methylase domain-containing protein; translated protein: MLSTAEKNRLIVSRHTPAKKKSLFGQYFTPENIAAFMAHLFPNSRGNCRLLDAGAGVGALSEAFLKRWRAGGLNFDNVKLDAFEIDSELHPYLSQALNKYQDENNFHFSIREADFISIAVESLAGDLFAEHIDRYTHAIINPPYKKINSNSGHRLALRRIGIETVNLYSAFVALTVALVEHGGHIVAIIPRSFCNGPYYRPFRKFLIENSVIRRIHLFESRSKAFKDEKVLQENIIIHLERGGYQGPVIISTSTDDSFDNIEVHEYPFNRIVHSNDSEQFIHVPTSPQVNTIENFQAQGNNICDIGVQVSTGPVVDFRLKGFLKKMPEPGTVPLLYPAHFNTNGINWPIEDIKKSNAIIRNAETEKWLYPNGFYCVVRRFTAKEEKRRIVASVVDPTFFPGVPMLGFENHLNVFHQNKSGLPSELARGLAVFLNMTEVDEYFRRFNGHTQVNATDLKRMSYPSRKALIDLGKWANKHTELTQAMIDSKMGIISK
- a CDS encoding acylphosphatase; translation: MADIKCVRARITGVVQGVSFRYHTQETANLHGVNGWVRNMPDGSVEAVFQGDPKAVRAVLDWCWIGPSFGRVDDVVIQDEPADEEFTSFRIAYS
- a CDS encoding alpha/beta hydrolase family protein translates to MLNKLSKPLDFAGGCVDGVFLMLPKILKPFAKSKVVDKDSYMAQVEFYLDQGYADDPASFFDLPEAPPEYPSVNRDPFLDGQREHITWESGFEAKNPLLREEYASYLENRTAHMLRWTHGEPGRKTVVCLHGFMLGEPDQAERMFKVKKLYNMGLDVALLIAPFHWERAPSGPGAANIALQPDNVPMTAEFMGQIMFDLASALLLLKKMDAGELGLIGASMGGYTASLFSCLSDMHSFAAMMVPAVNFSKPIGPDTVSMPFAMDKSMKEKVNKVWEFHSPLHLTPKIPRDRILVIASKGDRICPFEYVEALCRKWQGIRCTFMTGGHWMVFNGKLRGQAWYGFLHDMEFI
- a CDS encoding MBL fold metallo-hydrolase, which translates into the protein MTMPRLSREIMPGVHRISLPLPGKQPGPVNAYVFVGDTVTLLDTGTSKTVGLLGAAMGELGLSFSDIDRIVVTHGHLDHYGGAKKIKEASRYDIELVAAEEDIRGVEQGSTVPNSSMTYFLKTMGVPKIFPPLMIALNYVFARMADNCPVDAIMEDGQKLDMGRHEATVVRTPGHTRGSVCLYLEKDGVVFSGDHVLEHITPNALPMLEDWPGLPERKSQMEFYDSIDRIEALDPAVLHTGHGKRIRDLASVIDMYRKAFTARQKRVLSSIRPRDESVFTIARRLFPNIELNLRFPMEMYLAISEVYTHLQVLEEEGEVCLALEKNRLRVFRN
- a CDS encoding SDR family oxidoreductase: MRKFPGKRVIITGAGSGFGRALALEFAKENWKIGVADINEERADETVDLVAQKGGQGLKILCDVTDAAQLEDAAALLEKEWGGVDVVVNNAGVGAAGFMEKIPMDKWDWIIGLNLKSVIHGCRAFIPLMEKQGKGHIINMASNAGIACLPEMASYNVTKAAVIALSETLRSELSTKNIGVTVVCPTFFKTNLMDQFNSTDDRQRDMAEKFFSTSRTTAEKVAKAAMKALKKNKLYVVTPWDGKLVWTLKRLCPEIWYKLVSMGYHRFDKSVGESS
- a CDS encoding acyl-CoA dehydrogenase; the protein is MAQVIADRRDIEFVLYEQLEADKINKHKEYSDLDKKSLDLIITEARNLALKELLPINSEADKTGLRFENNQVFVPEVFHKPFKILAEDGWGSVTEDPELGGQGLPTLIMQPIIEYLMGACGVCLGYVTMGHGTGKMIELFGTEKQKELYLKNLYSAKWGGTMVLTEAEAGSDVGNLSTTAKKNDDGTYSITGNKIFITYGEHDLTENIIHPVLARIEGAPAGTAGISIFIVPKIWVNDDGSLGEPNDVVCTGIEEKMGIHASATCSLAFGGKGQCRGYLLGEENKGMKVMFLMMNEARLNVGFQGFSAASVAYMYACNYAKERIQGRALEDSANKDAKPVAIINHPDVRRNLLTMKAYTDGMRSFIYYVADLFDKEELAESPEEADRFNKLIQLYTPVIKAYCTDKGFELASTGIQVYGGYGYISEYPMEQILRDAKIGSIYEGTNGIQAMDLIGRKLGMDKGAIFMSFMGEVAKTVAQAKAVPGLEDMAAKVEAACNRLGETAMHLGKTAVSPQFKAAFAHSTHFLEAMGDVIMAWMLLWRAVISAPKIEKQKKAVEKEYYEGQVKTAEFFIFNMLPVTMGKMDSITITNPAALEIADSCFGG
- the ptsP gene encoding phosphoenolpyruvate--protein phosphotransferase; its protein translation is MAPFVNSDRVDLHLKIIQEISELINHAQGLDAVLSQVVEKIAKSLHFDVVSIYIWDPTLEKLVMRGNWGLNFDPGTSIMLSPDEGITGSVFSRRRAIAAMPASKHPDFKYFPDLGEDKYEVYMGVPILLQRKALGVLVAQTASTRPLLPAEQTLFEIVASRLAGLLEVADRLERLGTAPGAVSARKTLQGKGVSGGPGIGPVYLFRGLLHKVPLSGFAGQGVQEEMDRFKIAANVAKQELKDLSAVMANEGKISSHDAAIFETHSMMLEDGLFLREIEGLITEGKLSAEEATAKGAENVALRFESRGNPMLMERAVDVREVGERVLAALFKLSGRKIKMESPAIGCVVVAKDLGPAAVARLEGNKPAAIITERGGENSHTTILARSMGIPAVVGVQGATKLLSSGQQVLVDGDTGFVFVEPNAGLIEEYEKTFEESRLIQAEIIAKAQESDLPYGYQVDVNVGFPSDVATAKELGIENVGLFRTEFSFMRFDGWPTVEEQIAVYREVGDLFPGDITVRTLDIGADKRLPYFAFPDEANPLLGLRSIRFSMEYPDLFREQIKAILSLVKQGHHFRILLPMISRIWEVETAREILEETVTDLAMPPGAVPPMGIMVEVPGLFHQLEDYKDLVDFFSVGTNDLIQYLLAVDRDSSVVGHLYSGYHPSVIRMMKSLKEKADSLRKDIAVCGEMASIPGGALALCALGYRHFSVPPFQAPGVRYLIQSVTQDVLDQVADTILGLSHEKDIRAYLDHCIEQIDPLLLEI